From one Candidatus Thioglobus sp. NP1 genomic stretch:
- a CDS encoding folate-binding protein YgfZ gives MFIHLENRALLKVSGLDSETFLQGQLSNDINQLNTSSVQLNAYCQHQGKILALFWVMKYEDSFLLSFPLDLLETIKPRLQMFVIMSDVTIDDVTSSYLQIGSIDEEHQNAYVINDKLSLIIDDKKNSNKFNMDSLDIWNIACIESSLPEIYLETSEKLVPQMLNLDINEIGVNFSKGCYPGQEVVARLHYLGSAKRRLFTFKSEAELNIGDSLYCASSKTAKIRGDRYKGSGMILNKVKFNSLFHCLATLDVELIDNEITLNNEHGPTLKIIHNE, from the coding sequence ATGTTTATCCATCTTGAAAATCGTGCCCTTTTAAAAGTGTCTGGCTTAGATTCTGAAACTTTTCTTCAGGGCCAGCTTAGTAATGATATTAATCAGTTAAACACTTCAAGTGTTCAATTGAATGCATATTGTCAACATCAGGGAAAAATCTTGGCACTGTTCTGGGTAATGAAATATGAAGATAGTTTTCTCCTTTCCTTTCCGTTAGATCTACTTGAGACTATAAAGCCTAGACTTCAAATGTTTGTCATAATGTCTGATGTAACTATAGATGACGTGACCTCTAGTTACCTTCAAATTGGTTCAATAGATGAGGAACATCAAAACGCATATGTAATTAATGATAAATTATCATTAATCATCGATGATAAAAAAAATAGTAATAAATTCAATATGGATTCATTAGATATTTGGAATATAGCCTGTATCGAGTCAAGTCTCCCCGAAATCTACCTTGAGACAAGTGAAAAATTAGTTCCTCAAATGCTTAATCTAGATATTAATGAAATAGGTGTTAACTTTTCTAAGGGCTGCTATCCAGGCCAGGAGGTCGTCGCAAGACTCCACTATCTTGGATCAGCAAAAAGAAGATTATTCACATTTAAATCAGAAGCCGAACTTAATATAGGTGATTCCTTGTATTGTGCCTCATCAAAGACAGCAAAAATTCGAGGAGACAGGTATAAAGGGAGCGGAATGATCTTAAATAAGGTAAAATTTAATTCGTTATTTCATTGCTTAGCGACACTTGATGTGGAATTAATAGATAATGAGATTACTCTTAATAATGAACATGGACCAACACTAAAAATAATACACAATGAATAA